The Sesamum indicum cultivar Zhongzhi No. 13 linkage group LG2, S_indicum_v1.0, whole genome shotgun sequence genome contains a region encoding:
- the LOC105155581 gene encoding uncharacterized protein LOC105155581, with the protein MALEKFCTKPSCFFCLMKEPDSSARRAAIKEYLKGVPFLDDEELILVVSGLWNFAMTRPNYEELPSLGIFQCMADLINRAIHDRTWLLTHQNIYIPYYAAHVIGSYTMNKVDFAVKAVESGVIPPLLELLRGKMSWVEQRVAIRALGHLASYEKTFIHLAVYEDEVVTLAMNLASSCLEEVYSMFVGVKDRRKRLEYQCDLLTRGVGGVETENRKAEEWASQLQCWSIHLLNCFAAKERSIILICKQEFLKELSEMWGRLVNHSSPAGVGLIRILCYSKVGRENISKSRHVVENLCKLSRSCDDWQYMGIDCLLLLLKDPGTRYKVIEIATSYLVDLIELRNLGNRRNVGEAITKALVYDYKHKNSKIKNADVRRALEETWDLKIERRKKEQITCDEKLEGRRVVVKLIKQQGNHKFLVGEIEEALLKYSEALEICPLRHRTERIVLYSNRARCNLLLRDPDSAISDATRALCLSSPPNSHANSLWTRSQAYDIKGMAKESLMDCILFVNVCIRSKADNRVKIPYYAVRMISKQMDSTWLFRAAQLKALRKQPEKAKEPSENSKRSTRGHVNAETMRTHQLQNKSYISALSTISEEPFAGKDGSGRKMVERAEGRNKNL; encoded by the exons ATGGCTTTAGAGAAATTTTGCACCAAACCCAGTTGCTTCTTTTGCCTCATGAAGGAGCCAGACTCATCGGCCAGGAGGGCTGCGATAAAAGAGTACCTTAAAGGTGTGCCGTTTCTTGATGATGAAGAGCTTATTCTAGTTGTGAGCGGGCTGTGGAACTTTGCAATGACTCGACCCAATTATGAAGAGCTTCCCTCTCTCGGTATCTTCCAATGCATGGCAGATTTGATCAACAGAGCTATACATGATAGAACTTGGCTTCTCACACATCAAAACATCTATATTCCCTACTATGCAGCCCACGTCATCGGTTCATATACTATGAACAAAGTTGATTTTGCGGTTAAAGCTGTCGAGTCGGGGGTCATACCACCACTGTTGGAGCTCTTGAGGGGGAAGATGAGTTGGGTGGAGCAAAGGGTTGCCATTAGAGCACTTGGCCACCTTGCAAGCTACGAAAAGACCTTTATACACCTGGCAGTGTATGAAGATGAAGTCGTCACATTAGCTATGAACTTGGCGTCATCTTGTTTGGAAGAGGTGTATAGCATGTTTGTGGGCGTTAAGGACAGGAGAAAGAGACTGGAATATCAGTGTGATTTGCTTACAAGAGGAGTTGGAGGAGTGGAGACGGAGAACCGGAAGGCGGAGGAATGGGCCAGCCAACTTCAGTGTTGGAGCATACATCTTTTGAACTGTTTTGCTGCGAAGGAGAGATCTATAATTCTCATTTGCAAGCAAGAATTTCTCAAGGAATTGAGTGAAATGTGGGGTCGACTGGTGAATCACTCATCACCAGCAGGAGTTGGGCTGATTAGAATTTTGTGCTACAGTAAAGTTGGAAGAGAAAACATCTCGAAATCTAGACATGTTGTTGAGAATCTATGTAAGCTCTCGAGATCGTGCGATGATTGGCAGTACATGGGGATTGATTGTCTTCTTTTGCTTCTCAAGGATCCAGGCACAAGGTACAAAGTCATCGAGATTGCTACATCGTACCTCGTTGATTTGATTGAGCTCAGAAATCTTGGCAACAGGAGGAATGTTGGTGAAGCAATCACAAAGGCACTTGTCTATGACTACAAACATAAGAactcaaaaatcaagaatgctGATGTTAGAAGAGCACTGGAAGAAACATGGGATTTGAAGAtcgaaagaagaaagaaagagcaGATTACGTGCGACGAGAAGCTTGAAGGAAGACGGGTCGtggtaaaattaataaagcaACAAGGAAACCATAAATTTTTGGTGGGCGAAATAGAAGAAGCACTTTTGAAGTATAGTGAGGCTCTAGAAATATGCCCACTAAGACATAGAACTGAAAGAATTGTCCTTTACAGCAATAGAGCACGATGTAATTTGCTGCTAAGGGATCCGGATTCAGCCATCAGCGATGCAACTAGAGCTCTTTGCCTTTCCAGCCCTCCAAACTCTCATGCCAATAGCCTCTGGACAAGATCACAGGCCTATGACATAAAAGGGATGGCTAAAGAGAGCTTGATGGATTGCATTTTATTCGTCAATGTTTGCATCAGATCCAAGGCAGACAATCGTGTAAAAATTCCATACTATGCGGTCCGTATGATCAGCAAGCAGATGGACTCAACATGGCTGTTCCGGGCTGCGCAGCTTAAGGCACTGAGAAAACAGCCTGAGAAGGCCAAAGAACCGAGTGAAAACTCCAAAAGAAGCACGAGAGGGCACGTAAACGCAGAAACGATGAGGACTCATCAACTGCAAAACAAGAGCTACATATCAG CATTGTCTACAATTTCGGAAGAACCTTTTGCTGGAAAAGATGGCAGTGGGAGGAAAATGGTGGAAAGGGCTgaaggaagaaacaaaaatctcTAG